AAACGATCCGTAGTCTTGAAAGGCGTTTCCATTTTTTAGCAGGTAAGAAAGTGTAAATCAACTTTCTTACCTGCATAAGTGCAACTAAGGCTTTTCGCCACAAAAGCTTGGCGAAAAGCCAAGTTTTCTAACACGGAGAGGGGAGGGGGAGCCTCAACGATGGATGTACTTATCGCCGGTTTGATGGCCTATCTCTTAGGATCGTTGAGTGTCAGCTATATCATTACGCAAAAGATTAAGAAAGTTGATATCCGCCAATATGGAAGCGGAAACGCGGGAGCGACGAATACGTTAAGGGTGCTCGGAAAAGGGCCCGCGATTTTGGTGCTCGCGCTAGACTGTTTAAAGGGTATTATCGCCGTTTGGTTCGGTTTCTGGGCTGAAAGTTTATTCAGCGGGACAGGCCTTTCCTTATTGGAAGGAAACGAGGGATTGGCTCCTGCCATTAGCGGCTTGTTGGCAATTTTTGGCCACAATTGGCCGGTTTTTCACCGTTTCCGCGGAGGAAAAGGCGTGGCGACAACCATCGGTGTAATCGCGGCATTAATCTTTTTTCCGGCCATTTACGTGGGAATTGTAGCGATATTGGCGGTAGTACTTACGCGTTATGTATCACTCGGCTCCATCATTTTTGCCCTGGCGACCCCTTTTCTCCTTTTATTTACGATGGATCATTACGGACATCCGTGGCCTTATTTTTACCTCGCTTGTGTCGTAGGAGCGATGTCTCTGTGGCGGCACAGAACGAATATCCAACGGTTGGTCACGGGCAATGAAAGCAAATTGGGGCAATAA
The Salicibibacter kimchii DNA segment above includes these coding regions:
- the plsY gene encoding glycerol-3-phosphate 1-O-acyltransferase PlsY, whose amino-acid sequence is MDVLIAGLMAYLLGSLSVSYIITQKIKKVDIRQYGSGNAGATNTLRVLGKGPAILVLALDCLKGIIAVWFGFWAESLFSGTGLSLLEGNEGLAPAISGLLAIFGHNWPVFHRFRGGKGVATTIGVIAALIFFPAIYVGIVAILAVVLTRYVSLGSIIFALATPFLLLFTMDHYGHPWPYFYLACVVGAMSLWRHRTNIQRLVTGNESKLGQ